The following nucleotide sequence is from Halorussus caseinilyticus.
GCCGCCGACAGTCCGTCGAAGGCGTCTTCGACCACGCGGAGCGCTCCCCCGAACAGCATGTAGGGGAACAGCGCGTAGAACAGTCCCCGGTCCTGCCCGACGCCGAGTCGCCGGAGCATGAAGACGACGCCCAACAGCGCGAGCAACATCGTGAGCGCGTAACCGACTTCCGAGACCAGCGTGTAGCCGGGGTACGCGACCGGTTCGGCCGCGGTCTGACACGCCGCCGACTCGTAGAGGAACGTCACCGTCCCGTCGGCGTAGGCCGCACACTGGGCGCTCTTGGCGTCGGCGACGACCGGTCCCCAGAAGTAGTGCCAGACGAATCCGTAGTAGACGCGCTCCGGGAAGACGAGCGCACCGCCGACCAGCGCGGCTAATAACGCCGCGACTGCGCCACCCCAGAGTTGTTCGGTGTCCATCCGCTCGGTTGCGGTACCCATGTTTCCCAAGGTGTAACGCGGCCGTTTTACGGTTCCGGTCTCGGCCGTGTCGTCGGCAGTCGCTCGCGCCGCGTCGTCGGGCGGACCGCAGTCGGCACTGGCCACTCCGGTCGCTTCGAGTAAACGACCCGGGTCGCCGTCCGTGCGACCGCGTTAGATTTCGCTCTCGTCTATCGGGAGTTCTTCGGTCTCGTAGGGTGTGCCGAGGATGACCATCGTCTGGGAACGGGCGAACCCGTCCATCTGGGCGACGTTCTCGAACATGAGTTCGCGGAGGCGGTCGGCGTCTTCGGCGTAGACGCGCATGAGTACGTCCCACGACCCGGTGGTGAGGTGGACTTGCTGTACGCCGGGAATATCTTCGAGTCGGCCGAGCGTGTCTTGCTCTTGTCCTTGTTCGACCTGTAGACCCACGATAGCGGAGATTCCGTAGTCGAGAGCTTTCGGATTAACCTTCGCGTGATAGCCTTCGATAACGCCAGCGTCCTCCATTCGGTTCACGCGGTCGTGAACTGTCGCACTCGACATGTCGATTCGGCGTGCAATTTCACTGAACGGAGTTCTCGCATCTTCCTGCAGTGCTTCCAAGATTGCGCGGTCGGTATCATCGAGTTCCATATCCTACATCAGATTCTTTCAGACTAAATATCCTTAGAATTCATCTCGCCAGAAGCGGGGTATTTTGTGGTTAGTCAGACAACAAGTCCCCCGTCAGGCGACGTTTTGGAGCGCGGCAACCAGTTCGTCGTGGGCCTCGCCGTTCGAAGCGACGAGGCTCTCGGAGTCGTGTCGCCACGGGTCGCCGTGGAGGTCGGTCACGGTGCCGCCCGCCTGCCGGACCATGTGGACGCCCGCCACGGTGTCCCACGGGTTGGGGTCCACGTTCGATACCGCGCCTTCGAGCGACCCGGCGGCGACCATGCCGAGGGTGACCTGCGCCGACCCGAACCGCCGGATGTCGGCGAATCGCTCGACGAGTTCCCGGCACACCGCGGCGTACTCGTCGCGCCGGTCGAACCCCCACCAGATGGTGGGCGCGACGGTGAACGTCTCGGGGTCGGTCCGCTCGCTGACCGAGACGGGTTCGCCGTCGCGCCGAACCCCGTCGGGACCCGCGACGAACGTCTCGCCCAGCGCCGGGCAGTCGTTGACCGCCGCGACGGGTTCGCCGTCCCGAACCGCGGCCACGCAAGTCGCCCAGACGGGAATCGACCGGACGTAGTTGTTCGTGCCGTCGATGGGGTCGATGACCCACGCCGGTCCCTCGTCGGGGACCTCCTTCAACTCGTCTTCCTCCTCGCCGACGATGGCGTCCTCGACGTACTCCTCGCGGATGACCTCGATGACCCGACGCTGAGTCTGGCGGTCGGCCTCGGTCACTACGTCGGTCTTCTCTGATTTGGTCTCGACTTCGATGCCCTGTCTGAAGCTCTCGGCCGCGACTCGACTTCCGGCGCTCGCGGCGCGCTCTGCCACTGCGAGGCGTTCTTCGGCGTCGTCGGTCATACCGGAAGGTGGTCCGTCGCCCGAAAAGTGTTATCGGTTCGGCGTCTCTGGAAGTCGTCGGCGAAGCCTTCTCTCCGGGCTTGCGCTGGCGTCGCCTCTACTTTTTGCTAAGAGGGATGAGTAGCGCAGGCCGTCTCGTGAGCGACGCGAACGAGGGCGGCCGAGCAACGCAGTCGGTTGGGGAGAGTGTGGTCCGCGGTGGCGGTGCGGTAGCGGTCGTGATTGGTTCGAGGAGTCGCTATCTCTGGGTCCATCTCAGTCCCGTCGTTC
It contains:
- a CDS encoding Lrp/AsnC family transcriptional regulator; translated protein: MELDDTDRAILEALQEDARTPFSEIARRIDMSSATVHDRVNRMEDAGVIEGYHAKVNPKALDYGISAIVGLQVEQGQEQDTLGRLEDIPGVQQVHLTTGSWDVLMRVYAEDADRLRELMFENVAQMDGFARSQTMVILGTPYETEELPIDESEI
- a CDS encoding inositol monophosphatase family protein codes for the protein MTDDAEERLAVAERAASAGSRVAAESFRQGIEVETKSEKTDVVTEADRQTQRRVIEVIREEYVEDAIVGEEEDELKEVPDEGPAWVIDPIDGTNNYVRSIPVWATCVAAVRDGEPVAAVNDCPALGETFVAGPDGVRRDGEPVSVSERTDPETFTVAPTIWWGFDRRDEYAAVCRELVERFADIRRFGSAQVTLGMVAAGSLEGAVSNVDPNPWDTVAGVHMVRQAGGTVTDLHGDPWRHDSESLVASNGEAHDELVAALQNVA